One Meiothermus sp. QL-1 DNA segment encodes these proteins:
- a CDS encoding branched-chain amino acid ABC transporter substrate-binding protein — MRKLAVLALGALALGMASAQSNVIKIASVSPLSGPQSALGTAIAQGAQMAIEDAQARFQQLGFQLQFAPQDDQASPDVGVAVARRIVNDPDLLGIVGHLNSGVAIPASEIYKDTNLVMVSPANTNPRVTDRGYLNVNRICGRDDVQGPVGAEYAVRVLRKQRLFVIHDKTPYGQGLAEAFAARARELGAQVVALVGTEEASNFQPLILQMRAQRPDLVYYGGIYDKGGVLVKQMRERGITATFMGGDGLDSSDLVRIAGSAAKGVVYTTTAGPISTLPKAAEFARRYKAKFGKDPEAYAVYAFDAANVILNAIEAAIKANNGRKPTREQVARAVREVRMDGLTGRIEFDSKGDRKLSDYYVIGLKEAKYPGEVLRVIQFAPPAARQ, encoded by the coding sequence ATGAGAAAGCTCGCAGTCCTGGCGCTAGGCGCTTTGGCCTTGGGCATGGCCAGCGCCCAGTCGAACGTCATCAAGATCGCCTCGGTCTCGCCCCTCTCGGGGCCCCAGTCGGCCCTGGGCACGGCCATCGCCCAGGGGGCCCAGATGGCCATTGAGGATGCCCAGGCCCGCTTCCAGCAGCTCGGCTTCCAGCTCCAGTTCGCCCCTCAGGACGACCAGGCCTCCCCTGATGTGGGCGTGGCGGTAGCCCGGCGCATCGTCAACGACCCCGACCTCCTGGGCATCGTGGGCCACCTGAACTCGGGCGTGGCCATCCCGGCCTCGGAGATCTACAAGGACACCAACCTGGTCATGGTCTCCCCGGCCAACACCAACCCCCGGGTCACCGACCGGGGCTACCTGAACGTCAACCGCATCTGCGGCCGCGACGATGTGCAGGGCCCGGTGGGGGCTGAGTATGCCGTGCGGGTGCTCCGCAAGCAGCGCCTCTTTGTAATCCACGACAAGACCCCCTACGGCCAGGGCCTGGCCGAGGCCTTCGCTGCCCGGGCCCGCGAGCTGGGCGCCCAGGTGGTGGCTCTGGTGGGCACCGAAGAGGCCTCCAACTTCCAGCCCCTCATCCTTCAGATGCGGGCCCAGCGCCCCGACCTGGTCTACTACGGGGGCATCTACGACAAGGGTGGGGTGCTGGTCAAGCAAATGCGCGAACGGGGCATCACCGCCACCTTCATGGGCGGGGACGGTCTGGACTCCTCCGACCTGGTGAGAATTGCCGGCAGCGCGGCCAAAGGGGTGGTCTACACCACCACCGCAGGCCCCATCAGCACCCTGCCCAAGGCGGCTGAGTTCGCTCGCCGCTACAAGGCCAAATTCGGCAAGGACCCCGAGGCCTACGCGGTCTACGCCTTCGACGCGGCCAACGTGATCCTGAACGCCATCGAGGCGGCCATCAAGGCCAACAACGGCCGCAAGCCCACCCGCGAACAGGTGGCCCGTGCTGTGCGCGAGGTGAGGATGGACGGCCTCACCGGCCGGATTGAGTTCGACAGCAAGGGCGACCGCAAGCTCTCCGACTACTACGTAATCGGTCTTAAGGAGGCCAAGTACCCCGGCGAGGTGCTGCGGGTGATCCAGTTCGCCCCGCCGGCCGCCAGGCAGTAG
- a CDS encoding sorbosone dehydrogenase family protein, whose amino-acid sequence MRHFTLLLLALVGCQEAALNPSNPTPPGNPLPTGEPQIRLVQVASGLNQPLYLTHAKDGSGDLYVVEKSGRIRLIQAGSLRAQPVLDISDKVSKGGEQGLLGLAFHPDYRNNGYFYVNYTNTAGDTVIARYTMNRSTKVADPSSEQVVLLVDQPYANHNAGWLGFGPDGLLYIPLGDGGSGGDPENFAQRLEAQSGNRHLLGKVVRIDVSTSEGGRNYRIPPDNPSLGNRVSEVWAYGLRNPWRASFDRATGDLWLGDVGQSAMEEVNLGPRGGKGLNYGWRIMEGTRCNDNATPPGCHHSSLTPPVHAYTQAEGRSVVGGYVYRGSRFPRMQGRYFFTDFFGTHLWSLRRVGSTWSRRTEASFPSMGVASFGEDEQGEVYAVHLLEGRIWRLEDQP is encoded by the coding sequence ATGCGTCACTTCACCCTGCTCCTGCTTGCCCTGGTGGGCTGCCAAGAGGCTGCCCTCAACCCCTCAAACCCCACCCCGCCCGGAAATCCGCTGCCCACCGGCGAACCCCAGATTCGGCTGGTGCAGGTGGCCTCGGGCCTGAACCAGCCCCTCTACCTGACCCACGCCAAGGACGGCAGCGGCGACCTCTACGTGGTGGAGAAGAGCGGGCGCATCCGGCTCATCCAGGCGGGCAGCCTCCGGGCCCAACCGGTGCTGGACATCTCGGACAAGGTCTCCAAAGGGGGTGAACAGGGCCTTTTGGGCCTGGCCTTTCACCCCGACTACCGCAACAACGGCTATTTCTACGTCAACTACACCAACACCGCGGGCGACACCGTAATCGCCCGCTACACCATGAACCGCAGCACCAAGGTGGCCGACCCCAGCTCGGAGCAGGTGGTGCTCTTGGTGGACCAACCCTACGCCAACCACAATGCCGGCTGGCTGGGGTTTGGTCCCGATGGTCTGCTCTACATCCCCTTGGGCGACGGCGGCTCGGGGGGCGACCCGGAGAACTTCGCCCAGCGGCTGGAGGCCCAAAGCGGCAACCGCCACCTCTTGGGCAAGGTGGTGCGGATCGACGTGAGCACGAGCGAGGGCGGACGCAACTACCGCATCCCCCCCGACAACCCCAGCCTGGGCAACCGGGTTTCGGAGGTCTGGGCCTACGGCCTGAGGAACCCCTGGCGGGCCAGCTTCGACCGGGCCACGGGCGACCTTTGGCTGGGGGACGTGGGCCAAAGCGCCATGGAGGAGGTGAATCTGGGTCCTCGAGGCGGCAAGGGGCTCAACTACGGCTGGCGAATCATGGAGGGCACCCGCTGCAACGATAACGCCACCCCCCCAGGCTGCCACCACAGCAGCCTGACCCCCCCGGTCCACGCCTACACCCAGGCCGAGGGCCGCTCGGTGGTGGGGGGGTATGTCTACCGGGGCAGCCGCTTTCCCCGGATGCAGGGCCGCTACTTCTTCACTGATTTCTTCGGCACCCACCTGTGGAGCCTGCGCCGGGTGGGCAGCACCTGGTCCCGCAGGACCGAGGCCAGCTTCCCCAGCATGGGGGTCGCCTCCTTCGGCGAGGACGAACAGGGGGAGGTCTATGCGGTCCACCTCCTGGAGGGGCGCATCTGGCGGTTGGAGGACCAACCCTAG